GTCATATCAAGATTGGCAGGTGTGATTCCATCAGGTAGTTTCCaattaaaatgatataataagTTTGCAAGGAGAAGCTCCACATAAGTTATAGCTAAAGTGATTCCGGGACATATTCTTTTTCCTGCACCAAATGGTAGTAATTCCATATTTGCACCTCTGTAATCTATTTGACTATTTTCAAATCTTTCTggataaaacttttcaggttcaGTCCAAACAATTGGATCTCTTCCAATCGCCCAGACATTGATGAGAACTGTAGTTTTGGGATCAATGTCGTACCCGTCAATTTTTGTTCTTTCTTTGCATTCTCTTACAATCAAGGTTGCAGGTGGATGTAATCTAAGAGTTTCTTTGATAACTAATTTCAAGTATTTCAATTCATGTATTCTTGATTCCTCAACTTTTCCCTTATCTCCAAAGACTCGCCTCACCTCTTCTTGTGTTTTTCTCATTGCTTCTGTGTTCTTCATCATCTCAGCAATTGACCATTCCACAAGTTTAGAGGTTGTCTCACTCCCACCGCTAAACATTTCCTACAATTTGGTAGAATGTTTTAATATACTTGTCAAATTATTTAGATGTGAACATTGGAATcagtcagagattaatataagatatatgatttggccttaactatcagcttgagcttttagttcaattggttccatgacatggtatcaggtCCTtgaggaccaaacggtcgagagTTCGAgtaattaaaaacacatggagaGATGGACCTATGTTGTGCACGCtgtaagcccaaagggcatatgCGGATTTGGAATGTGTCAATTTCTGTTAATTAGGTATTTTATATTCTTTTGTACATAGAACTTTAGGTCTTTGtataaaactttgaagctaTTCAGTactttatccaaaaaataaCTAGGTCTAGTTCCTCAATTGCTCTATTTATCCATAAAAGTTAATGGTCTTATTTACTTCCCGAAGTTACTTAAAACGACTTACTAACCCTACTATGTCCACGTGACAAAATAATAGGAGATTTTGTACAAGTTTAAGTGTGGatcactttaagtaagttcatGATATAAATTAGATATTTCAAATTTACAAGGCCAGTTGACTTTTTCAAACTAAGTATATGACTAGGGATGTATTAGTAATAAATACAACAAAAACTATTTTCAAACTTTTAAGAATGCAGACCAAAGGATAGCTTTATGTTaagataacttttttttttatatagttacCAATGAGTCAATTTGATACTAACATTTTGAGTGAAAATCATTTAAATTTATGTAAGATCAATTTTTGTTGTACATTAtggaattttgaaaaagctcGTTTGACGTTATTTAACTGGTTCAATTTATGAACAAACTTGTTTAGAATTTCTAATGTAACggttaaataatagtcaaagcatagttttcaaatttttggtgactagaactaaaattgatattggtTAGAAAGGTTAGGATTAAATGTGTACATAGGTTAGATTTAAATAGACACTTCTTAAAAAACGTTAAACATCAAATTTGATGCTtatccctaataataataattaatccAGGATTCAATGTGACAAATAAGAATGGAATGTTTTTTTCATAATCATAAGTAAATACTAACCAGAATATTTGCTTTGATGCTTTCATTTGTTAATGGAAATTGCAGGTCTCCATTTTTCTGTAGATTCAAAAGAACATCCAAAAAGTTATGTGTAGAGCTTGCTGTATTTTTGTGTTCATTTAGGATTTCTTCAAGTATATTGTCTGTCTCTTTGTGCACTTTCTTCATTCTTGACTTTGCTCCACTTAGAAACTCAAGTAAGAATTTCAAGGAAGGGAATAAATCAGAAACAGCACCATCTATTACTGCATTCTGCACATTTTCTAACATAGGTAATAAAATTTGTTCACTTTCCCCATTCTTACCCAATATGATTATTAGCATAATACTATTAGTCAAATCCGAGATGGTTCTCGGAAGATTGACCAGCGATCCGCCTTTCGAACCAAgcaatttgattaaatttgacaCTTGCTCTTCTCGGATTGACCCAAAAGATAAAACCCTTTTCGTACTAAGAAATTCGAGTGTCGTAATTTTCCTAATTTGTCTCCAGTAATCTCCATATGGCGCAAATAACATGTCGACGTTATCGTAATACATAATTTCCCCGGCGAGGACTTGTGGACGTTGGTTGAATAGGTCGCCTTGAATTTTGAGGACTTGTTTAGCTGTTTCGGCTGAAGAAAGCACAACCGCTGGGATTTGGCCTTGTTGAATGCTCATAATAGGGCCATATACTTTAGCTAAATCTCGGAGGCGTTGATGGGGCAGCCCACCAAGCAACTGCGGAATGTTACCTAGAAGAGGAAACTTTCGTGGCCCGGAAGGGGGATTTGAGTCCTTATTTATTTTCTTCCATATGATTAATGTTAAAATGAGGAAGCTAAAGAGGATGAGAAAAGAGGGGATTTCAAGGTCCATTTTTATGATAATTATTGTATGAATGAGTTCTTTTCAGTTCTATATCAAATTATATACTCAAAAACTTAACATAATGAACTAATTCTAATAAGTTCTTAATGCTAATCTCGTTGATGTTGAGCTAGTTGACATTGTCATTGAGTATTGTAGAAGCAAGCTTGTTAGtttgaaatttgtaaaatattttaatttaaaggtCATTTTTCTATTACAAAATTGAACATGGGTTCCATTATTGTtagaaatataatttaattaagtgGAATTAGTGTCGGTATTTCAATTGTTAGAGACATACTCCCTTCATTCCTATATTGACACATGTCAATTATACTTACATTTTTATCCTTTGTGCCTCCACTAAATTacagaaaatattaataatttttatacatatatgtgtttGGTTCTTTTGTGGAAAATAGGGGCGGGTCAGAGAATTATAGTGTTCTCGAACTGTGAGATTGAATTGAGTGCGCTTTCTGATTCCTACATAACAAACGATTGTGAAAATaaagagaccgtaaaattctaaaggatttgattatcaaaacgatactgACCTTGTAGAAATTATTaagaacaacaaataaaataaaattgtactggGAAAATGAACGGACTTTGCACTTGAAAATTGAAAGTAAGGAAATAACTGAGAATTCTAAAATTGCTTAAGTCTAGAAAGAAATTGCTAGAGTTTTACTGGAGTGTGTGTTGAGTTGTCATTTTTTCATCGTGATTCATTCCTTTTATAGACGTTGGGGGTAACTTCCTGCTTACTTCCACATGTCACGTTCTC
The DNA window shown above is from Euphorbia lathyris chromosome 1, ddEupLath1.1, whole genome shotgun sequence and carries:
- the LOC136216639 gene encoding cytochrome P450 726A27-like, with protein sequence MDLEIPSFLILFSFLILTLIIWKKINKDSNPPSGPRKFPLLGNIPQLLGGLPHQRLRDLAKVYGPIMSIQQGQIPAVVLSSAETAKQVLKIQGDLFNQRPQVLAGEIMYYDNVDMLFAPYGDYWRQIRKITTLEFLSTKRVLSFGSIREEQVSNLIKLLGSKGGSLVNLPRTISDLTNSIMLIIILGKNGESEQILLPMLENVQNAVIDGAVSDLFPSLKFLLEFLSGAKSRMKKVHKETDNILEEILNEHKNTASSTHNFLDVLLNLQKNGDLQFPLTNESIKANILEMFSGGSETTSKLVEWSIAEMMKNTEAMRKTQEEVRRVFGDKGKVEESRIHELKYLKLVIKETLRLHPPATLIVRECKERTKIDGYDIDPKTTVLINVWAIGRDPIVWTEPEKFYPERFENSQIDYRGANMELLPFGAGKRICPGITLAITYVELLLANLLYHFNWKLPDGITPANLDMTEILHGTLKRKEDLNLIPIPFSPLSRDQVKQITS